TCCAGGGTGCCGTAAGACGTGCGCCATCTTGCCTGACTTTCTGAAACCGTACGCCCGATTCATCACGCTGGTGCGAGAAGCCGTGGTTCGCGGGCGGGTGCGGCGGGGGCTGCCCTGGAGCACCCTGGCCCGGCGACTGAGCAGCCCGACGGTCAGCTGGCTCTCGGAGAAGACGCTGAGACGCTGGCTTGTCAGGGCGAGAGCGCTGGCCGGAGAGTGGAGCCAGTACCTTGCCGAACGGGTTCTGCGCTTCTGGCCGGACACAGACCTCGATGCCCTCACCCCCCGGCGGGAAGGTCCGGACGCCGCGCTCCACTTCCTGCTGGATGTGGGGGACTGGTACCGCCGTCAGATGGGGCGGCGGCCGGAGGAACACGGCGGAGTGTTTGCTGCGCTGAACCGGCTGGGTGAAGGCACGGCTTCCCTCTAGCACACCACAGAGTCTGTCCGTCGCCTTCCCGCAGGCTGGCGTGCCACAATAGCGCCAACCTGGCAAGGGAGGGACTCACCATGGACGAACAGCAGCGCGACGAGATTGCCGCTTTTCGGTGGCAGCTCATCGCACCGGTTGTGGCGGAGGATGTGACCCGGCTCGAACGGCGGCGGATTCTGCAGCAAATCGCCCGCCAGCACCACCAGATTCCGCACAGCGACAAGACCCGGGTCAGCGTTCGCACCTTGGAGCGTTGGATCGCCGCCTACCGGCAGGCCGGCTTCGACGGGCTGAAACCCAAGGTGCGGGACGACGCCCGCAAGGGCCGTGTCATCACACCGGAGATTCTGGAGCACGCCATCGCTGCCAGGCGGGAAGTGCCGGAGCGCAGCGTGCAGCAGATCATTGACACCCTGGAGAAGGCCGGCGTAGTTCCGCCGGGGCTGCTCCGGCGATCCACCCTGTCGCAGCATCTGGTGCGGGCGGGCTACAGCCGCAAGGCTATGCTCAGCCGCATGCGTATTCCGGACGGATTCGACCACTCATTCCGGTCGAATCCGTCCACTTATTACGGATGAAATCGACCACCGTTTGCGGGGATAGTCGACCGCCCATTCCGGCCCAAATCGACCGGCTCGAATCCTAGAGCGAAGCGGCATGGTCGACCATTACAGGGTTTTGCCGGCTCCTCCCGAATTGTGGATAACATCTCCACACGAGAGGACGTGGGCAAGCCTTGGCAAATCGGAGGTTGTCGATGCGCAAGATCAGAGAGATCCTTCGCTTGAAGTGGGAGGTCGGGCTCTCCGCCCGGCAGATTGCCCGGAGCCTCTCGATCTCGCACAGCACCGTGCTGGACATGCTTCGGCGGTTTGAATGCTCCGGCCTTTCCTGGCCGCTGCCGAACATCGACGACGCAGAACTTGAGGCCAAGCTTTACCCCCCCAAGGGCTAGTAGAGCGGCCCTTGCCAGACATGGCCTACATCCACCGGGAACTGGCCCGAAAAGGGGTTACCCTGCAGCTCCTGTGGTGGGAATATAGCAGAATCATCCAGATGGGCTGCAGTACAGCCAGTTCTGCCAGCGATACCGGCAGTGGCGTTCCAAGCTCGATGTCGTTCTCCGGCAACCGCATCGGGCAGGTGAGCAGATGCAGGTGGATTTCGCCGGCGATACCGTGCCCATTCATGACCGCGAGACGGGAGAGGTTTGGCAGGCTCCGATCTTTGTTGCCGTTCTGCCGGCCAGCAATTACACCTTTGCCAAGGCCTATCCGGCTCAGGACCTGCGTTCCTGGATCAAAGCCCACTGCGACGCCCTGGAGTTCTTCGGTGGCGTTCCAGAGATCATCGTGCCGGACAATCCGAAGGCCGGCGTCACCCGCGCTTGCCGCTACGAACCGGATCTCAACCCGGCTTATCAGGAAATGGCGGCCCATTACGGCGCTGCGGTCATTCCGGCAAGACCCCGCAGCCCCAGGGATAAGGCGAAAGTCGAAAACGCGGTCCTGGTGGTGGAGCGCTGGATTCTTGCCGCCCTGCGGAACCACACCTTTTTCAGTCTTCACGACGCGAACCGGGCAATTCGAGAGGCCGTGGCCAGACTCAACGACCGACCGTTCCAAAAACTCGAAGGAACGCGCCGGAGCCTGTACGAAACGCTGGACAAGCCGGCGTTGCGCCCTTTACCGCCGCAGCGTTATGAGTTTGCTGAGTGGCGGAAAGCCAAGGTCAATCTCGACTACCATGTCGAGGTCGACCGCAACTACTACAGTGTCCCGTACCCGTTGGTTGGGGAGACGGTGGATATCCGCCTCACGGACGGCCTGGTGGAAATCTTGCACCGGGGAAAACGAGTAGCCTGCCATCCACGGGCGACCGGCCGTGGACGGTCCGTCACCCAGATTCAGCACATGCCAGCCTCCCACCGCCGGCATCGGGAATGGACCCCGTCCAAGTTGCGGCGTTGGGCGGAATCGGTCGGACCCCACACGGCGCAGTTGGTGGTGACGATCCTGGAGGAGAAGCCGCATCCGGAGCAGGGCTTCCGGTCGTGCCTTGGCATCATCCACCTGGCCAGGAAGTATGGCTCCGACCGTCTCGAAGCGGCCGCCGCTCGGGCATGTGCGGCCCGGACGTTCAGCTACAGCAGTGTGAAGTCCATCCTGGCCCATAACCTCGATCAAGCGCCGCTGCCTGGCCCGCCGGACAACCAAGCCACTCCGGTGCATCCCAATCTGCGGGGCCCCGACTATTACGCAGGGGGAGGGCCGTAACGAATGCCCTTGCAGACGACGATTGAAAGGCTTCGGGAAATGCGGCTTCGCGGCATGGCTGACGCCCTGGTGCGCCAACAGCAGCAACCTGAACTCCAGTCCCTGTCGTTCGAGGAACGTCTGGAACTCCTCGTGGATCAGGAATGGCTCGACCGGCAAAACCGGCGCCTGGCTCGGCTTCTCAAAGAGGTGAAATTCCGCGTGGCCGCATGCATGGAAGATGTTGACTACCAGCATCCGCGCGGCCTGGACCGAACCGTCATGCGGAGCCTCGCCGCATGCTAGTGGGTCGAGTACGGCCAGCACATCCTGATTGTTGGACCCACCGGTGTGGGGAAAACGTTTCTCGCGTGCGCTCTGGGCAACGCCGCCTGCCGGCACGGCTACACCGTTCGCTACTACCGGGTGCCGCGACTCCTTGCCGAGCTGGCTACCGCGCGGGTTGACGGCTCCCTTCGCCGCATCCTCAACACCCTGTCCCGGACGGATGTGTTAATTCTGGACGACTGGAATCTCGCTCCCATCTCTGTGGCGGAATCCCGAGACCTTCTCGAAGTCATCGATGATCGTACACAGGCACGGTCGACAGTGATTGCCTCGCAGTTGCCGATCGAAACGTGGCACAGTGTGATCGGCGACGCTACCGTAGCCGATGCGATCCTGGACCGCCTGGTACATGGTGCGCACAAACTGAACCTGAAGGGGGAATCCATGCGGAAGATAGCGAACCTCCAGACATCCGAGTTAACCATGGGCTAGCGCTGCCCAGCCATCGCCACTTCGCTCCATCCCCTCAGTGCCACCGCGCTGGCCGGATGAAATCGGAAACGGCGGTCGACTTGGATCAGAACCGGTGGTCGGCTTGAACCGGAATCACTGGTCGATTTGACCGGAATACGCAGCCGCAAGCGCAGGGCGACCTTCCGGCGCTTTGAAGCGGCCCACCGCAACGACTGCTGGCAGGGCGACGTGTGTCATCTCCTGAACCTGCCGCATCCGGACAGGCCCGGCAAGACCCGCAAGGTCTACCTCATCGCCTTCATCGACGACTACAGCCGCATCGTCTACGGGCAGATGTACTGGGAGGAGAAACTGCCCCGCCTGGAGGACTGCCTGAAACGCACCATCCTGCGCTACGGTCTCCCCCGGCGTATCTACGTGGACAACGGGGCGATCTATTCCGCCCGGCACCTGGCGCGCATCTGCGGCCGGCTGGGCATCCGCCTCACCCATTCCCGGCCGTATCGGCCGCAAGGGCGAGGGAAGATCGAGCGTTTCTTCCTTACCGTACAGAAGAGCTTTCTGCCGGAGGCACAGCAACTCATCGCCGCCGGCCAGCTTGCGACCCTGGAGCAGCTCAACGAGCTGTTCTGGGCCTGGCTGGAGGTGGCGTACCACAACCGGGTGCACGGCGTGACCAAGCAGACGCCGCGGCAGCGGTTTGAGGGCGACACGGAGCCGCTGCGGCGAATTGACCCCAGTGCACTCCGTGAGGTCTTCCTCTGGGAGGAGGAGCGCGTGGTGGACCAGACGGGCTGCTTTTCGCTCTACCGCAACCAATACGAGGTCGACCCGGCCCTGGCCCGCCGGAAGGTCACGCTTCGCTACGACCCGTACGACCTCAGCCAGATCCAGGTCTGGCACGAGGGGAAGCGCTTTGCCGACGCGGTCCCGCTAAAGCTGCACCGTACCCGGCACCGGTCCGTATCCCCCGCACCCGAACCAGCTACAGCAGCACCGAAGACCGGCCTGAACTTCCTCACGCTGGCCAAGAAGCAGCATGACACCGAACGGCGGAGGCGGCTGGGTGAGACCGCTTACACCCGGCTGACGCAGCCGAAGGGGGGCCAGAACTGAGTGCTGGCCGAGTTCTTTGGCTTTCGCGTCCTGCCCTTCAGCAAGGAGATCCCGACCACCGACCTGTTTCCGTGTGCACAGCACCAGGAGCTGCTGGCCAGGCTCCAGTACTGCGTGCGCCACCGGGCGTTCGGCCTCATCACCGGTGAGGTGGGATCCGGCAAGACCACTGCGATCCGTACCCTGTACGACCTGCTGGATCGCAGCCGGAATCCGTTTGTCTACATTGCCGACTCCAAGCTCACGCCCACGGCCTTTTACCGCGACGTGCTCACCCAGCTCGGTGTCGCCGCACCCTACCACTTCCTGAGCCGAGAGGCCCGCCGGCTGTTTGAGCAGACCATCCTGGACGGCTACCGGCTGCACGGGCTGCAGCCCGTCATCGTCTTGGACGAGGCCCATCTGCTGCCGCACGCCATGCTGCAGGAAGTGCGGTTCCTGCTCAACTTCCACCTGGATTCGGCCTGTCCCATGACCTTTCTGCTGGTGGGCCAGTCCGAACTGCGCGGCATGCTCCGCCTGCGCACCTTCGAAGCCATCGCCCACCGCGTTCAGGTGCGGTACCATCTGGGGCCGCTGAGCGAGGAAGAAAGCGTCGCGTACATCCGGCACCATCTGCGCCGGACGGGTGTCGACCACGACATCTTCTCGGAACAGGCGCTGCAGAAGATCGCCGCCGAGTCCCGCGGGCTTCCCCGGGTCATTAACACACTCTGCACCAACTGCCTGCTGGACGCCTGCTCCCGTGAACAGCGCTTTGTGGACGAGGCCAATGTCGACCGGGTTCTCTTTGAGCTGCAGGATCTGCAGACCGCCAAGGGCAGCAGCCCGTGGTAATGGAGGGATGACTCGTGCTGGCCTCACTGCGAGCGACCGTGCTGCCTCAGTTTACGGTTGAGGTCTACTTCGATTGTGAGCCGGACTGCCGGACGCACCCACGTTACGTACTCGTGCTCCGGGATGGAACGGCTGGTGCCGTCGAGTTGGAGTTCGCCAGCGCCCGAGATCTTCGTGCATTTCTCGCCAGGAGCCGCCAGGCACTCACGGAGTGCCGGAGGACGGCACGGATTCACCGCAGCCCAAGCAAACGGGTCGCATCCGGAACTGTACAAGCTACACTGTTCTAAGCTCAGCAGGGGCGGCCGGCTGGCCGGCCGCCCCCGATCCTGGCGACAAACCAACGCGTCAGTTGACGAACGACACTGTCGCCAGTCAAGTCACTGCCAAATAGCGCGGGCAACAACACCTCCACATGGTGGTTTAAGAGGGGCAAATCCCACCATGTATCATTGGTTCAGACTGATGCTTTTTCAATGGGTTTCCATTGTACGGAGTGCGGGTTATTCACGCGAAACTTGAGCTAGTGGAGGATTTTACAACCGGCCGTAACAGTGGAACTGGGCACTGCGTTGGCACGCAGCCACTGGCGAAGGGCATTGCAGTGTTGGAGTTATGGCGTACCGTCTCGGATATGGACAATCCGCCCCCATACATCCGCCCGATTTTCTCCCAGCCGAGTCCGGGGATAACACTGCCGTCAACGTCCACTTGGCCTAGTGGGTGGTGCATAATCCGAAACAGGTGAGGACCCTGGGGAATCTCCCCAGGGTCCTCTCGGTGCTATCGTTACCAAGCCATGAGCAGATCCGGCAGATCAGGGGCGAACCGGCCATCGGAGGTGAACCAGTTCCCATACGACTTCAAGACGACGTTACGGGAGTAGGTATACCGTCCCTGGCTGTTCACCGTTTCCAGCCTATCTGCCACCGTATCCTTCAGCTTGAAGTGAATGGCGTTCGCCGTCACTTCAAACGACTCCACGTCCGACGACAGATCGACAATCACATCGGGGTTGGAGCTGTCCTTGGTAGCTACCGTGACCACCATTAGTGCGTTCAGGTGGACGGCACCGTCCTGGAAGCCCGACCCATGCAGCGTAATGGTGTCCGTCTGCGGGTTGTAGGAGACCGCTCGTACGGTTACGTGGGCACGAATCGGCACCGCCATCACCGGCAGGCTGTTGTCACCTGAGCTGACGAGCCATCCCGCTTCGCCCGAGAGGCTGCTCGCCCCCGATGCTGCAATCGCAGCCATCGTATCCTTGCTGATGGTAAAGCTCGCCTGCGTAGAGCTGGTGGGCCGCACCCAATCCGAGGACGTCCCCAGTGCCACAGCTCCGATCATCAGACGATGCGGATAGATGGTTGCCCCACTGAATCCGCTACCGTAAAGGTAGACCCGACCGGAACCGTCGGCGTTCTTCTCGATGGCTGCGTACTCCAGGTAGGGAGTGGGCGACACGTAGTTGTCGCTCAGATTCTCCTCGTCTGCGGCTACCTGGCCGGAAGCATCTCGTACATACCAGCCAGGCTCAGTACCCAAGAGCACCTTGCCGTAGAAGTCATCTGCCGTGAAACCGAGCCCAGACAGGTCGCAAGTGAACGACCCGTTGGAAACGGTGCAGCTAGCACCGCCGAGATACCGCCGATACCTGGGCGAGGCCGACTGGTTTTCCAAGTACAGGAGCGTGGGATCCAGGTAGCCGCTGCTCTGGACGCCGGATGCGGTAACCGTGAGCTTCAACCCGTCATTTGCAGAGGCGCTCCAGCGCACCCGGGAGATGTTCACCTTCAACGGGGTCTCCACAATGACACGCTCACTGGAGTCCCAAGGATAGAGGTCAGACTTGGCGCTGTCACCGTAGCCGTTGTTGACTACAACGTAGTACCGGTCAGAGCTGGGGAGGGCCTTCCGCGGGACCAGCACATGCGGGTTGGAGGTCGCATCCTTGATCTCGCCGGCGTAGATCGGCGTGGAACTGCCGCTCCGGAAGACCTTCGCATATCCACCTGGCACGTTGGTTAGGTTGAGTTCGAGCACCAGGTAATCGTCGGAAGGCTGCACCCGGTCACTAACCTTGTTCTTATCCCCGTAGGTGCGGACGATCTCAGGTTGGCCGGGGGCGCTGTTGACAGCCGTAATCTCAATCGTGTCAGAAGTTGCGTTGCCGAACGTGGCCTCCCAGACATCGGTACCGGTCTTGCCCGTGCCGTAGACAGTGAACTCTGCGACGCCGTTCACGATCCTGGCGGTGGCAATGTGGTCCGGGCTACCAGCAACACGGGTGGCACCCGCACCACCGGTCTGACGAGTCAACGTCACAGTGCCGCCGTCGATGGGCATGAGACCGTCTGTGTCATCATAGATCCGCGCCTTGATCTTGATGCTGGACGAGGCCGAAGCCCGGAGAACGCCCTTTTCCATGTCGGTTACATTCGCCGACGGCACTTCAGCGGTCAAGCGCAGTCGGGCGTCCGTGAGGCTGCCGACGTAAGTCGCGGTTGTCTGACCCGTCAGGCCGACGCCAGACGAAGCCGAGCCGACCTCACCGTTGTCTGCGATCGCGTCGGTAGTGG
The nucleotide sequence above comes from Symbiobacterium thermophilum IAM 14863. Encoded proteins:
- a CDS encoding DUF6431 domain-containing protein: MCILLPLGQNVQTYLRKYGTCGPDLPLHCPGCGGRMRRHGRYWRWVFTAHQKAYIPIYRWWCPGCRKTCAILPDFLKPYARFITLVREAVVRGRVRRGLPWSTLARRLSSPTVSWLSEKTLRRWLVRARALAGEWSQYLAERVLRFWPDTDLDALTPRREGPDAALHFLLDVGDWYRRQMGRRPEEHGGVFAALNRLGEGTASL
- a CDS encoding ExeA family protein — translated: MLAEFFGFRVLPFSKEIPTTDLFPCAQHQELLARLQYCVRHRAFGLITGEVGSGKTTAIRTLYDLLDRSRNPFVYIADSKLTPTAFYRDVLTQLGVAAPYHFLSREARRLFEQTILDGYRLHGLQPVIVLDEAHLLPHAMLQEVRFLLNFHLDSACPMTFLLVGQSELRGMLRLRTFEAIAHRVQVRYHLGPLSEEESVAYIRHHLRRTGVDHDIFSEQALQKIAAESRGLPRVINTLCTNCLLDACSREQRFVDEANVDRVLFELQDLQTAKGSSPW